CGTCCTTCAGGAACTTCTGAGATTCTCGAACAGTTCTGGAAGATGAACGTTGGTGAGCTTCGTCCTCTTGCTGATctcgtgcttcttcttcttgagcttGGGCTTCTGCGAAATCCCATGGATTTGGGCTGCAAGCCTTCTCTGCGTCGTGTTTGTAGATGGTTTCATGCCATTTTTCTGGAGATCCTTCTCGATGTCGATCATGTCCCGGGGTAACTCGATACTCCGAAAGAGTTGCTTCAAATCATCATCTACTTTTATTGGCACTTTGGGATCATTCGGGTAGGCAATATCCTCCTGAGAGTCAAAGTTCGATAGGAGCCACACTTGACCAGCAGCTTTCAAGGCCTGTATTTTTTTGGTACATATGCCTTAATAAGCAAGATGCATAACAAAGAACTCCATTTGTCATTCCCAACCCAacacaaaaatgaaaatcatataCTTTTTAAGCCTCACTGTATACTAAACGCTTAACTAGTGGACGTCCCACCTACAATTTATGCACAAACTAAAACTGAAAGACAATAGAGACCCAACACATTAATTCAGATTATGATAAGAACCTCCTCATGATACCAATATTGCTGAAAACCGAAGACATTACCTATTCCAATAACAATAGGAGATTTAGGTAAAGCATGAAACATTTATCTCACTGATTTTCTGGTTGTGTTCTGATGTAATAAGCGCATATGTGTTATTGGGTCCAATAGTAAACGAGAACATCTACCCAGTCAATTTCAGACGGCACAAATGGCATGGCAGGAACTCCAACATTCATTCAGCAGTCATTTCAATATATTACCCTGTAAACATAGAACATTACaggaaatgcaaaaaaatgaatcataaaCCCCAGCAACAATCAAGTAACAAGCTATAAAGACTACACAGTACTCCCGAGAACATATTTTAAGCCCCTTTAAGAGAAAGCCATTGTGGTGCTAGCCTAGCGAACTAACTTCAGGTGCCTTTTATCTTAGTTGTTTAATTAAAAGAGGAAAACCAGACCTGAGCCACAGTCAGGCAAGGAGAACGCGATCAGCAAGTAGAGATACCTGTAAGTCCTCCATCACAGTTGGGTATGCATCCTTAAGGTCAATGACAGCAATGCCCTCCGTGTAGCTTCTTATCAACTTCAGTAACTGGTTTTTGTCCTTCACATCATGCTTTGACTAGAGCAATtgaaaaaccaaaaccaaactaTCACCTCAAGAAAGCACAGTGTATATTTATACAACAGAGGAGCTTCCCAAGAAAGTGTACCTTGTAAGAAAACCGCTGGCCATCATAGTATACTTTCGGGTTATTTGCCAAACTGTCAAAGACAGCTTTATTGGAAAGCATATCGACATAACATGCTTCATTTATCTGCTCTGGTGTAAATGCCCGTCTTGTCTGGAAACAtttatttcaattaatgaaGGCCGTTCAGATAATATGTAATAGGTCTCAGATCTAAGATCGATTGGTAATGTTCTACCCAACTTGGAGAGTAATAATGGAGGGAGATGGGATACAACAAGGAAAGACATGAAGAGCACAAAACAAATCAACAAGAA
The sequence above is drawn from the Rhodamnia argentea isolate NSW1041297 chromosome 9, ASM2092103v1, whole genome shotgun sequence genome and encodes:
- the LOC115756087 gene encoding general transcription factor IIE subunit 2-like, coding for MALQEQLNKFKKQQEKCQSTLSSITARPGTRTPAKHVPPPPAGARAPLPAVKFSDDTERLKYISSIRKAPVGAQMKRVIDLLFETRRAFTPEQINEACYVDMLSNKAVFDSLANNPKVYYDGQRFSYKSKHDVKDKNQLLKLIRSYTEGIAVIDLKDAYPTVMEDLQALKAAGQVWLLSNFDSQEDIAYPNDPKVPIKVDDDLKQLFRSIELPRDMIDIEKDLQKNGMKPSTNTTQRRLAAQIHGISQKPKLKKKKHEISKRTKLTNVHLPELFENLRSS